From a single Collimonas pratensis genomic region:
- a CDS encoding type 1 glutamine amidotransferase domain-containing protein, whose translation MIPAPRIVLIPIPNLDFDPSEVAVSWRILTARGHRVLFATPDGRPAAADPLMLSGEGLDLWGWIPLFKKVKLLGLALRANSAARADYAALQSDRAFQAPLSYAELQLPDYDGLLLPGGHRARGMLAYLESQPLQDFTGAFFDSGKPVAAICHGVVLAARSRSPRSGKSALYGRKTTALTWKLERSAWKLMRFCGRFWDPAYYRTYGEQGGEAAGYRSVQAEVSRALAQPGDFLDASPAAPHFFRKSSGLFRDSAGDSRPAFVVTDGNYVSARWPGDVHLFAKTFAELLETGSGR comes from the coding sequence ATGATCCCGGCCCCGCGCATCGTCCTGATCCCTATTCCCAACCTGGATTTCGATCCCAGCGAAGTCGCGGTTTCGTGGCGCATCCTGACGGCGCGCGGACATCGCGTGCTGTTCGCCACGCCGGACGGCCGCCCCGCCGCTGCCGATCCGCTGATGCTGTCGGGCGAGGGCCTGGACTTGTGGGGATGGATCCCGCTGTTCAAGAAAGTAAAACTGCTGGGCCTGGCGCTGCGCGCAAACAGCGCCGCCCGCGCCGACTACGCCGCACTGCAAAGCGATCGCGCGTTTCAAGCGCCGCTCAGCTACGCCGAACTGCAGCTGCCCGATTACGACGGCCTGCTGCTGCCGGGCGGCCATCGGGCACGCGGCATGCTGGCTTATCTGGAGAGCCAGCCTTTGCAGGATTTCACCGGCGCCTTCTTCGACAGCGGCAAGCCGGTGGCGGCCATCTGCCACGGCGTCGTGCTGGCCGCGCGCAGCCGCTCGCCGCGCAGCGGTAAATCGGCATTGTACGGACGCAAGACCACGGCGCTGACCTGGAAGCTGGAACGGAGCGCCTGGAAGCTGATGAGATTTTGCGGTCGTTTCTGGGATCCGGCCTATTACCGCACATATGGCGAACAAGGCGGCGAAGCGGCTGGCTACCGCAGCGTGCAGGCCGAGGTCAGCCGCGCCCTGGCCCAGCCGGGCGACTTCCTCGACGCCAGTCCGGCCGCGCCACATTTCTTTCGAAAAAGCAGCGGCCTGTTCCGCGACAGCGCCGGCGACAGCCGACCGGCTTTCGTGGTCACGGACGGCAATTACGTCTCGGCCCGCTGGCCTGGCGACGTCCATCTGTTTGCCAAGACCTTCGCCGAATTGCTGGAAACCGGCTCCGGCCGATGA
- a CDS encoding GNAT family N-acetyltransferase gives MKILETERLILRTLNGDDAEFYLQLVTQPAWLRFIGDRGIRTVEAARAAILSGPVVAQQRDGFSFYMTELKEGGLPVGICGLIKRETLDDVDIGYAFLPEFWGKGYAYEAASAVLKHANATCGLQRVVAITSPDNYASIKLLEKMGLRFEKVLKLKDDGSETKLFAYQF, from the coding sequence ATGAAAATTCTAGAAACGGAACGCTTGATCTTGCGCACCTTGAACGGCGACGACGCCGAGTTTTACCTGCAGCTGGTGACCCAGCCGGCCTGGCTGCGGTTTATCGGCGACCGCGGCATCCGCACGGTGGAAGCGGCGCGGGCTGCGATCCTGAGCGGCCCGGTGGTAGCGCAGCAGCGTGATGGCTTCAGCTTCTATATGACGGAACTGAAAGAGGGTGGGCTGCCGGTCGGTATTTGCGGCCTGATCAAGCGCGAAACCCTGGACGATGTCGATATCGGCTACGCCTTCCTGCCGGAGTTCTGGGGCAAGGGCTATGCCTACGAAGCAGCTTCTGCTGTGCTGAAGCATGCCAACGCTACCTGCGGCCTGCAGCGAGTGGTAGCCATTACCTCGCCGGATAATTATGCATCGATCAAGCTGCTGGAGAAGATGGGACTGCGCTTTGAAAAAGTGCTGAAGCTGAAGGACGACGGTTCCGAGACCAAGCTGTTTGCGTATCAATTCTGA
- a CDS encoding transcriptional regulator: MMKLIDPDEKSDFYAILQAQHLAAEDFELHEVDTTDPKTDEIFALTGFVTVSRKSSGRKKQYPIGDGSTWVAEFERDLQQGAFG; this comes from the coding sequence ATGATGAAGCTGATCGATCCAGATGAAAAGAGCGATTTCTACGCAATCTTGCAGGCGCAGCATCTGGCCGCCGAGGATTTCGAGCTACACGAAGTCGATACCACCGATCCCAAGACTGACGAGATCTTCGCGCTCACCGGTTTTGTGACCGTCAGCAGAAAATCCAGCGGACGAAAAAAACAGTATCCGATCGGCGACGGCTCCACCTGGGTAGCTGAATTCGAGCGCGATCTGCAGCAGGGCGCTTTCGGCTGA
- the yaaA gene encoding peroxide stress protein YaaA, with protein MLIVLSPAKSLDYSTPSKTATHTTPDFIDHSAELISVLQQLSPDQIGSMMKISDPLAQLNTARFASWSKQFTAANSKQAIMAFNGDVYEGLDAASLNTAQLNYAQSRIRILSGLYGVLRPLDRMQPYRLEMGTSLANPRGKNLYAFWGDTVTQALNRQISQQKARTLVNLASEEYFKVVRPAVLDASIVTPVFEDWKNGKYKIISFYAKRARGLMARYAALNKITDAEKLKAFDLGGYQYIPQDSDGGRWMFRRRLAE; from the coding sequence ATGCTGATTGTCTTGTCGCCCGCAAAATCCCTCGATTACAGCACTCCCAGCAAGACAGCAACCCACACCACCCCCGACTTCATCGATCATTCCGCCGAGCTGATCAGCGTCCTGCAGCAGCTGTCGCCGGACCAGATCGGCAGCATGATGAAAATTTCCGATCCGCTGGCCCAGCTCAATACCGCGCGCTTCGCTTCGTGGTCGAAGCAGTTCACCGCCGCTAATTCGAAGCAAGCCATCATGGCGTTCAACGGCGATGTCTACGAAGGCCTGGACGCCGCATCACTGAACACCGCTCAGCTGAATTATGCGCAGAGCCGGATCCGGATCCTGTCTGGCCTGTATGGCGTGCTGCGGCCGCTGGACCGGATGCAGCCCTACCGGCTGGAAATGGGCACCAGCCTGGCCAACCCGCGCGGCAAGAACCTGTATGCGTTCTGGGGTGATACCGTGACCCAGGCGCTCAACCGCCAGATCAGCCAGCAAAAGGCGCGCACGCTGGTCAATCTGGCGTCGGAAGAGTATTTCAAGGTGGTGCGGCCTGCGGTGCTGGATGCAAGCATTGTGACGCCGGTGTTCGAGGATTGGAAGAACGGCAAGTATAAGATCATTTCCTTCTACGCCAAGCGCGCGCGCGGACTGATGGCACGCTACGCCGCGCTCAACAAGATCACCGATGCCGAAAAACTGAAAGCCTTCGATCTCGGCGGCTATCAATACATTCCACAGGATTCCGACGGCGGCCGCTGGATGTTCCGGCGCCGTCTGGCGGAGTAA
- a CDS encoding threo-3-hydroxy-L-aspartate ammonia-lyase, with protein MAATELAGRAALAVTYNDIAAAAKRLEGIAYKTPVLTSSQADSHADASIFFKCENFQRVGAFKFRGAYNAISCLSEEQKQQGVVAFSSGNHAQGIALAARMLGVHATIVMPSNAPAMKLAATREYGAEIILYDREREDREVIAARLSAERGCAVIPAYDHRDVIAGQGTVAKELFDAVGPLDYLFVCTGGGGLLSGCAIAAAHLSPDCIVYGVEPEAGNDAQQSLRSGNIVHIPVPDTIADGAQTQHIGELVLPILQAYVKDILTVSDDQLRTQMRFFAERMKIVVEPAGCLAAAAVMHKAIEYAGAKVGVIVSGGNVDMELFSRSVAAAKVFS; from the coding sequence ATGGCTGCCACTGAACTTGCTGGACGTGCTGCACTTGCTGTCACTTATAACGACATCGCGGCTGCAGCCAAACGCCTGGAAGGCATCGCCTACAAGACGCCGGTGCTGACCTCGAGCCAGGCTGACAGTCATGCCGACGCCAGCATTTTTTTCAAGTGCGAGAATTTCCAGCGCGTCGGCGCCTTCAAGTTCCGCGGCGCCTATAACGCCATCAGCTGCCTCAGCGAAGAGCAGAAGCAGCAGGGTGTGGTGGCTTTTTCATCCGGCAATCACGCCCAGGGCATAGCGCTGGCGGCGCGCATGCTGGGCGTGCACGCCACCATCGTCATGCCGAGCAATGCGCCGGCGATGAAGCTGGCGGCCACCCGCGAATACGGCGCCGAAATCATTTTGTACGACCGCGAGCGCGAAGACCGTGAAGTGATCGCCGCGCGGCTGTCGGCGGAACGCGGCTGCGCCGTGATTCCAGCCTATGACCACCGTGACGTGATCGCCGGGCAAGGTACTGTGGCGAAAGAATTGTTCGATGCCGTCGGGCCGCTCGATTATCTGTTTGTCTGCACCGGCGGTGGCGGCCTGCTGTCCGGCTGCGCCATCGCTGCCGCGCACTTGTCGCCGGATTGCATCGTGTACGGGGTTGAGCCTGAAGCCGGTAACGATGCGCAGCAATCTTTGCGAAGCGGCAACATTGTTCATATCCCGGTGCCCGACACCATCGCCGATGGCGCCCAGACACAGCATATCGGCGAGCTGGTCTTGCCCATCCTGCAAGCCTATGTAAAAGATATCCTGACCGTCAGCGACGACCAGTTGCGCACGCAAATGCGCTTCTTTGCCGAACGCATGAAGATCGTGGTCGAACCGGCCGGCTGCCTGGCCGCTGCCGCCGTGATGCACAAGGCAATCGAGTACGCCGGGGCGAAGGTAGGGGTGATCGTGAGCGGCGGCAATGTCGACATGGAACTTTTCTCACGTTCTGTTGCTGCTGCGAAAGTGTTTTCCTGA
- the tpiA gene encoding triose-phosphate isomerase codes for MRRQLVAGNWKMNGSLVANAALLAEIKAGMASAVCDVALCVPAPYLAQCQAELAGTAIALGSQDVSAHAAGAYTGEVAVSMLQDFACRYAIVGHSERRAYHGETDEAVAQKALRAVQAGVTPIVCVGETLSEREAGQTDAVVGRQLQAVLDVLDAAQVGKMVVAYEPVWAIGTGKTATPQMAQDVHLALRAKLAGKNSAAAAEVKILYGGSMKPDNAVELLAMADIDGGLIGGAALKAADFLAIAAAARQ; via the coding sequence ATGCGTCGTCAACTTGTAGCGGGTAACTGGAAAATGAACGGCAGTCTGGTTGCCAACGCTGCTTTGCTGGCGGAAATCAAGGCTGGCATGGCGTCCGCGGTTTGCGATGTGGCCCTGTGCGTGCCGGCGCCTTACCTTGCGCAATGCCAGGCTGAACTTGCCGGAACGGCAATCGCTCTGGGCAGCCAGGATGTGTCGGCGCATGCAGCAGGCGCGTATACTGGTGAAGTCGCGGTCAGCATGTTGCAGGATTTTGCATGCCGCTACGCCATCGTCGGTCATTCCGAGCGCCGTGCTTATCATGGCGAGACGGATGAAGCGGTCGCGCAGAAGGCTTTGCGCGCCGTGCAGGCAGGCGTGACGCCTATCGTCTGCGTCGGCGAGACCTTGAGCGAGCGCGAGGCTGGGCAGACCGATGCGGTGGTTGGTCGTCAGCTGCAGGCAGTGCTGGATGTGCTGGATGCGGCGCAGGTAGGCAAGATGGTAGTGGCCTACGAGCCGGTCTGGGCGATCGGTACCGGCAAGACGGCCACGCCGCAAATGGCGCAGGATGTGCATCTGGCCTTGCGCGCCAAGCTGGCCGGGAAGAATTCCGCAGCGGCGGCTGAAGTAAAGATTTTGTATGGCGGCAGCATGAAGCCGGACAATGCTGTCGAACTGCTGGCCATGGCGGATATCGACGGCGGCCTGATCGGCGGCGCGGCCTTGAAGGCAGCCGATTTCCTGGCGATTGCAGCAGCCGCTCGGCAGTAA
- the secG gene encoding preprotein translocase subunit SecG, whose product MNTVFNIIVIVQVLSALTIIGLVLLQHGKGADMGAAFGSGASGSLFGATGSSNFLSKSTGAAAALFFIATLALVYLGNHRSVATGGVMDNLPAATAPAAPAASAPAAAADAAIPGTSAPAVAPAPAAASGSASAAASVPAPATGSAQSNQIPK is encoded by the coding sequence ATGAACACAGTATTCAATATCATTGTCATCGTTCAGGTGTTGTCGGCGTTGACGATTATCGGCCTGGTGCTGCTGCAGCATGGCAAGGGCGCCGATATGGGCGCCGCTTTCGGCTCCGGCGCTTCCGGCAGTCTGTTCGGCGCTACTGGTTCTTCGAATTTCCTGTCGAAGTCGACCGGCGCAGCAGCGGCGCTGTTCTTCATCGCCACCCTGGCTCTGGTATATCTGGGTAATCACCGTTCGGTCGCTACCGGCGGCGTGATGGATAACCTGCCTGCGGCTACCGCACCGGCAGCGCCAGCGGCATCTGCTCCGGCAGCGGCGGCTGATGCAGCAATTCCAGGAACTTCGGCGCCTGCAGTTGCACCTGCGCCTGCGGCTGCTTCCGGCTCGGCCAGCGCGGCTGCTTCGGTGCCTGCGCCAGCGACCGGCAGTGCCCAGTCGAACCAGATTCCTAAGTAA
- a CDS encoding NADH-quinone oxidoreductase subunit A: MNLENYFPVLLFILIGIAVGVAPQLLGRILGPHRPDSQKTSPYECGFEAFEDARMKFDVRYYLVAILFILFDLETAFFFPWGVAMRDLGWQGFVTMMVFIAEFAVGFWYIWKRGALDWE; the protein is encoded by the coding sequence GTGAACCTCGAAAATTACTTTCCCGTCCTGCTGTTTATTCTGATCGGTATCGCGGTAGGTGTTGCACCGCAATTGCTGGGTCGGATTCTTGGGCCGCATCGGCCTGATTCCCAAAAAACATCTCCTTACGAATGCGGCTTTGAAGCATTCGAAGATGCGCGCATGAAGTTCGATGTGCGTTACTACCTTGTCGCCATTTTGTTCATTTTGTTCGATCTGGAAACCGCTTTTTTCTTCCCGTGGGGGGTTGCCATGCGCGACCTCGGATGGCAGGGCTTTGTCACGATGATGGTGTTTATCGCCGAATTCGCGGTGGGCTTCTGGTACATCTGGAAACGCGGCGCTCTGGATTGGGAGTAA
- a CDS encoding NuoB/complex I 20 kDa subunit family protein, which produces MSIEGVLNEGFVTTTADKLINWTRTGSLWPMTFGLACCAVEMMHAGASRYDMDRFGVIFRPSPRQSDVMIVAGTLCNKMAPALRKVYDQMPEPRWVISMGSCANGGGYYHYSYSVVRGCDRIVPVDIYVPGCPPTAEALLYGIIQLQNKIRRTNTIAR; this is translated from the coding sequence ATGTCTATTGAAGGCGTATTGAACGAAGGCTTTGTCACCACTACTGCTGACAAGCTGATCAACTGGACTCGTACCGGCTCGCTGTGGCCGATGACATTCGGTCTGGCCTGCTGTGCCGTCGAGATGATGCATGCCGGCGCCTCGCGCTACGACATGGACCGTTTTGGTGTAATCTTCCGTCCGTCGCCACGTCAGTCCGACGTCATGATCGTGGCCGGCACGCTGTGCAACAAGATGGCGCCGGCCCTGCGCAAGGTGTACGACCAGATGCCGGAACCGCGCTGGGTGATTTCGATGGGTTCCTGCGCCAACGGCGGCGGCTACTATCATTACTCGTATTCGGTGGTGCGCGGCTGCGACCGCATCGTGCCGGTGGATATCTATGTCCCGGGCTGCCCGCCGACTGCTGAAGCACTGTTGTACGGCATCATCCAGTTGCAAAACAAGATTCGCCGCACCAATACGATTGCGCGCTAA